From Spea bombifrons isolate aSpeBom1 chromosome 6, aSpeBom1.2.pri, whole genome shotgun sequence, a single genomic window includes:
- the GLMN gene encoding glomulin → MADADLQEIIQRLQNLSDLDFNEEDINAFVATCQKCLEEERVAFLLQIIQDEKNKVIIGNMGWNLVGPITRCLQKCSAESEKGQFCLQMINDLIQLCNPKEVLLGLLEHIDEATEQIAEIILLLLEPLQKVLLKLGKKNAYSVGLSLSTIRSQLCRLPVPYTKEQIEADEYAFCRCCSALVQFAKPFVEFVAQNTDVSKEPEAEELRKELVTFCYSCLKQPLLNAPLNPLCDDIDDNPFRLFAKELLRYLVSLGESLPKAFVQLGNVTEAFESKDLEEGKYEPFACLAYLLFVQHIGMDDFPCVFGPLFLLKANMEHVDVLIKRTEESVLSKGLELLESSLLRAENESLHQDLLEVKAVLQVVQGLVKVMTLCPIEQLRKKSLQMLQLLIDKFVAEGKYMLFRCLLKTSNHAGVEGYIIQNIKNQIDFALKTGRNTCFARPRLTPLLHMVLSLPERAETDLLQNSDRIMASLNLLRYLLIKDETDNETGVWAELPKIEQDYLKPLHMGLNMSRAHYEAEMKNTNEKRKGAHSKKSVCTVTVGGETLPDMTPEMQLQVLQSALFTFDLMESVLARVEELIEAKLRSASEEKIGSSKDV, encoded by the exons ATGGCAGATGCAGATCTTCAAGAAATAATTCAGAGGCTT CAAAATCTGTCAGATTTGGATTTTAACGAAGAAGATATTAATGCGTTTGTGGCAACATGCCAGaagtgtttggaggaggagagaGTGGCCTTTCTGCTCCAGATAATCCAAGATGAGAAAAACAAG GTCATTATCGGGAATATGGGATGGAACCTTGTTGGCCCCATtactagatgccttcaaaaatgCTCTGCtgagagtgagaaagggcagTTCTGCTTGCAGATGATTAATGACTTGATTCAG TTGTGCAATCCAAAGGAAGTTTTACTGGGTTTACTTGAACATATAGATGAAGCCACGGAGCAGATAGCTGAAATTATTTTGCTTCTTCTTGAACCTCTTCAAAAAG TTCTCCTAAAACTTGGAAAGAAGAATGCCTATTCTGTGGGACTCTCTCTATCGACCATCCGTTCTCAGTTATGCCGTCTGCCCGTGCCGTATACTAAAGAACAGATCGAGGCAGATGAGTACGCCTTTTGCCGGTGTTGCTCCGCTTTGGTCCAGTTTGCAAAACCGTTTGTTGAATTTGTCGCTCAAAATACAGACGTGTCGAAGGAACCTGAGGCGGAAGAGCTAAGGAAAGAACTGGTTACATT ttGTTATAGTTGTTTGAAGCAGCCTTTACTCAATGCACCTCTAAATCCACTCTGCGATGACATTGACGACAATCCTTTCCGCTTGTTTGCTAAAGAGCTTTTG AGGTACTTGGTATCATTGGGGGAATCTCTGCCCAAGGCATTTGTACAGCTTGGTAATGTAACAGAGGCGTTCGAAAGTAAAGACCTTGAGGAAGGAAAATATGAGCCTTTCGCGTGTCTTGCGTACCTTCTGTTTGTGCAACATATCGGAATGGACGATTTTCCATGTGTATTTGG aCCGTTGTTTCTTCTGAAGGCTAACATGGAACATGTGGATGTGCTGATAAAAAG aaCGGAAGAATCAGTCTTGTCCAAAGGACTT GAGTTGTTGGAGAGCAGCTTGTTAAGAGCAGAGAACGAAAGTCTTCATCAGGACTTGTTGGAGGTTAAAGCGGTGCTCCAAGTAGTACAG GGGTTGGTGAAGGTGATGACCCTTTGTCCAATTGAACAATTG AGAAAGAAAAGTTTACAGATGTTACAATTACTGATAGACAAGTTTGTGGCGGAAGGAAAATACATGCTTTTCAG GTGTCTGTTAAAGACAAGTAATCACGCTGGTGTGGAAGGATATATTATTCAGAACATCAAGAACCAGATAGACTTTGCACTGAAG ACTGGCAGAAACACATGTTTTGCAAGGCCTCGCCTGACTCCTCTCCTCCATATGGTTCTCTCACTCCCTGAAAGAGCAGAAACGGATCTGCTTCAGAACTCCGATCG GATAATGGCATCTTTGAACCTTTTGaggtatttattaattaaagatGAAACAGATAATGAA ACAGGAGTATGGGCAGAACTTCCTAAAATTGAGCAAGATTATTTAAAGCCTCTTCACATGGGACTGAATATGTCCAGAGCCCACTATGAAGCTGAAATGAAGAAcacaaatgaaaaaaggaaag GTGCCCACTCTAAAAAGTCGGTCTGTACTGTGACGGTTGGAGGAGAGACGTTACCTGACATGACCCCAGAAATGCAGCTTCAG GTTCTACAGTCAGCTCTTTTCACATTTGATTTAATGGAAAGCGTTCTTGCCAGAGTAGAAGAACTCATTGAAGCGAAACTAAGATCGGCATCAGAGGAAAAAATTGGGTCAAGTAAAGATGTTTAG
- the C6H1orf146 gene encoding protein SPO16 homolog, which yields MVDYGGKGVSWGTTAIVSTSLRGHEVAATLQSQQHRVRFSDGVDDGSVIFPLSGIAFLLTTAQELIETSRAVVFERIQSFISVHRNGFLVIEAALHESDEWDLMFGIQQRFLGSNLRILPAHNNGDIVKNMLIIAKATSKPHTEIIQDRILKAKTQIVESSPVWEVLDQI from the exons ATGGTGGATTACGGAGGGAAAGGCGTGAGCTGGGGTACTACAGCCATAGTGAGCACATCCTTGCGG GGCCATGAAGTAGCGGCGACCCTCCAAAGCCAGCAGCACAGAGTCCGTTTCTCAGATGGCGTAGACGATGGATCCGTTATTTTTCCTCTCTCAG gtATAGCTTTCTTACTAACAACTGCCCAGGAGCTCATCGAAACTTCCAGAGCCGTCGTCTTTGAAAGGATTCAAAGCTTCATATCTGTTCATCGGAACGGCTTCCTAGTGATAGAGGCCGCTCTGCATGAATCAGACGAATGGGATTTAATGTTCGGTATTCAGCAGAG ATTTCTTGGAAGTAACTTACGAATCCTTCCTGCTCACAATAACGGGgatattgttaaaaatatgttaataatagCCAAG GCAACTTCCAAACCCCATACTGAAATCATACAGGACAGAATTTTAAAGGCAAAAACGCAGATTGTTGAAAGTAGTCCAGTTTGGGAAGTCCTTGACCAGATTTGA